TTCAAGCGAATCGTGTTCAGCGGGTTGCGCACCTCGTGAGCGATGCCGCCAGCCACCTGGCCCAGTTCGGCCATCTGGCGCACGCGCCCCATCGCCAACGACGTGTTCAGCGTGGCGAACCGCTTGGATATCGAAACGGCCGAAAACACGGCCAGCACGACGACTCCGAAAATCAGCAGCGTCGTGATCGCCCAACGCCAACGCATGGCGCTCCGCCGCTCGCCCAGCGTCGCTTCGAACCAGGCCTGGTCGAGCCCCGTGTGATAGGCGCCGATCTCGCGGTTGTCGTGCAACAGCGGTACTCGAATGTCGAGAGCTCGCGGGCCACCCGTCAGAGACGCCGCCGCGGTCTCGACCACGTCGTCGCCCGCCTCGGGTATCTGATACAGATACCAGTTGCTGGGCAGCACGCTCCCTTCAAGCGCCGCAACGCTGTGCTTGATGACACGTCCGGACTGGTCGACGACGGCAGCGTACAAATGGGCTTCGTCTCCGTCGATGACCCGGCCCCAGTAAGGTCGCAGCCAAATCGTGGCGTCCAACGCCGTCAGATCGTCGGGGCGTCCCTCGCGCGTCAGGCTCTCTTGAATGCGCAGCGCGGTGCGCACCGCGTGCGAGCGCAACCGGCTGACTTCCGATTGCAGCAAGTCGCGACGCGTCTCGTTGAAGTCGAGCCGCGCGTTCCAGTACGCGATCACGACAATGCCCAGCATGCTGAGCGCGAAAGCCAGATAAACCGCGACCAAACTGCGATGCGCCGCCAGCCAGCTAAGCCAGTCGCGCTGGGGGGTCACGGGATTTGCAGAATGAAGCATGATCGGTCTCGTCAACACGGCGGCCGCGGCGCTGGGCACGCGTCAGGAGGGCAACTTGATGTTAATTGAATCAACACCTACGTCGATATGCCATGCGTCATGGTGACGGGCCACCTGCCCACCAACTCCGACAAGTTGTCGCGACCGTCTCTCGTTTCCGACAATTGCGCTGTCTAGCGTCGCACGAGCCGCCAGTCCAAGTTTATCAGCGATTCACTAGGATTCTCAGCTATTTTATGCATTCGCCCCCTGGTTTTGGCAATTGGTATGTCGTTTGCCCTTAAAGTTGCCGCTCGGAAAAAGGAGACAGGATAGTTCTTATTCTACAACGACCTTTGGTCAGGGTGATTCATGCGGCGGCAACGGCGGGGCAATGGGCCCACGGCGCGGGCGGTCCTTAACACGCGAACGATTCGCGTTCCGAGGGCGCTGACCCCC
The window above is part of the Planctomycetota bacterium genome. Proteins encoded here:
- a CDS encoding HAMP domain-containing histidine kinase; translation: MLHSANPVTPQRDWLSWLAAHRSLVAVYLAFALSMLGIVVIAYWNARLDFNETRRDLLQSEVSRLRSHAVRTALRIQESLTREGRPDDLTALDATIWLRPYWGRVIDGDEAHLYAAVVDQSGRVIKHSVAALEGSVLPSNWYLYQIPEAGDDVVETAAASLTGGPRALDIRVPLLHDNREIGAYHTGLDQAWFEATLGERRSAMRWRWAITTLLIFGVVVLAVFSAVSISKRFATLNTSLAMGRVRQMAELGQVAGGIAHEVRNPLNTIRLNLHYLERLWQNGQPSPDQSAQIMHETVDEIERVDAMMRSLVEYARPEKAHAEVLDLVVETQVVIDIMRPLLDRDAVNVEPRLEAGPLKVLMDRSRLRQAFLNLLTNSAEATGPQGHIRVSVRRAEDAAELAVADNGPGVPIASRERIFEPFHSTKELGTGLGLALVKRFVEEAGGSVGCHAAPEGGAEFRIRLPLVPQAAGARSAANGNAAARNPSMASHPG